The genomic stretch TAGAAAAAAGACCAGATTTAGTTTTAATAGATCTTGTTTTAAAAGAAAGTAATAGGGGAATTGAAGCATCTAAAAAAATACTAGCATTAGATTTACCAATCTTATTCATAACAAGTATAGAAGACCTAAATTCTAATACTAATGATGAAAAACTCAAAGAAAACATCGACCTAGGATCAGGTTTTATTTTAAAACCAATAGAGATTGAAAAACTTAACAGATCTGTTAAAATAGCTATAAACAATAATAAAATTGAAACAGAAAAATTAAATCTCGCTATGGGAGTAGTGGGAAATAATGATTCTAGATACTATGATAAGACAGATGAAAACTCACAATTACATTTAAAAGCAAAAAAAAGTTATTATCAAATGAAAAAGAGTGAAAATTCTAAAAATTCTTCTAAAATCTCTGAAAAAAATGAGAAAATAACTTCAACAAATAAAAAAGATATTTTAATTGTAGAAGATGAATCTGTTTCTTTAGATATCAAACAAAAACTTGAAAATATAGGGTATAATGTAATTGATACCGCGGATACTGGGAAAGAAGCTATAAAAAAAGCTAAAAAATTTCATCCAGACCTTATTCTTATGAGTATTGAGTTAAAAGGAGATATAAATGGTATAGAAACCTCTAAAAAACTTGAAAAATTAGATATACCTATAATATATTTAGTTAATGATGATGAAAAAGAAAATATAAAAAATGCTATAATAACATATCCTTATGGATTTATTTCAAAACCTTATAATGATTCTGAATTAAAACATACAGTAAATATAGCACTTAAAAAACACGCACATAACGTGAATAAAATTAAAAAAATAGAAAATGATGTTAAAGAAAAAAATAAAGAGCTTCTAATTGAAAAACTATGTGTTATTGGTATGCTTGGAATTTCTTCTATACTCATACTTTATTCATTTTTATATCTTAATTTTACAGTGCTACAATGGGTTTTATTTGTACCATCTGCTATTACAATATTTTTAGCAGTTATGAGTTTATTCAAGCAAGATAAAGTTACAAATTATGAAGTTCCACCTTTTGTTACTATGATGGTTCCAGCTCATAATGAAGAACATACAATTGCAGATTGTGTTAGATCACTTGCAAATGTTGATTATTTCTACAAAGGAAAAAGAAATTTTGAGCTTATTGTTATTAATGATGGATCTGAAGATAGAACTGGAGAAGTTCTTAATGAATTAAAAAAAGAATTCGATCATTTAAAAGTAATTACAAGAGTACCTCCAAGATCAGGGAAAGGAAAAGGTTTTGTACTGAATGATGGCTTAGAAATATCTAAAGGAGAAGCTATAGCTGTTTTTGATGCTGATGCTCGTGTAGATCCAGATTTCCTCACTAAAATCATACCTTATTTAAATGATGAAAAAGTTCAAGGTGTTCAATCTCGTATAAAGATGTATAACAAAGATGAAAATTTTCTTACAGCTATGCAGCATATTGAACTTGCTGTGTTTGGAAACATTGTTAGAGCAAAAGATGTTTTAGGTAAAGCTGGTTTTTTAGGTGGAAATGGGCAGATAGTTAAAAAAGAAGCAATCTATAATATCGGAGGATGGGATGGATTTGCTATAACAGAAGATCTAAACTTAAGTATTAGATTAATGATAGATAGATTTGCAATCAGATATTGTGGAGAAGCTTGTGTTTATCAAGAAGCAGTACCAAATTGGAAGCAATTATTTAGACAAAGAACTCGATGGGCAATTGGAAACTTTGAAACACTATTTATATACACTCCAAAAATAATAAAATCTAAAATTCCAGTTTTTAGAACATTTGGAATCATAGAACATGTGGCATTTTACGGTTTAAACCTATTTATATTCTTTGGTTTTATCGTTCTTGGGTTAAATATCATTTCATATTTCTATTTAAATGACTTTATAATAAAGATGAATGCGCCTTTAATTATAGGAATGGTTTCTGCATTTGGATTTTTCCCAGGCGTAATTGTGACTTTAAATCGAGATAATATTTCAATACCTCAAATATTTAAAGGTATTGTTGGATATTGGCTTTATTCGTTCCATCTTATTCCATTATTCTTTATTACCTGTTATCAAATGCTAACTAGAAAAGAAAGAACATGGGCAAAAACATTACATCTTGGTAAAGACGAAGATTTAAAACCAGAAAATATGGGAGAGATTAAAGGAAAAATGAAAAAGTTTAAAATTGGTAAAAATATAGAAGCTAAAGTTAATTATGATTCTAAATAAGCAAATTTAGAATCTCTCTATATCTTAAAATATCTCCATACTTTAAAGTTTTTATTTTTAAAATTTTCATATTTTAGAATATTTAGTACTCTAGAATCTATATATTAATCTTTATATCCTAAAATCTTCATATCTTAGAATCTTTATATTCAAATTTTTATATTCTAAAATCTTTATATTCTAGACTTTTTATATCCTAGATTTTTTATTTATAATCTTACTACATTATTTATAAAATTTATAAATCCTAATTTTTTGATTATCCCTTATTTTTAATTATTATTTTATAAAAAATATTTTATAGTAATATAAACAATATATTTTTGATAAAAATGGTAAAAATATGTTCATATTGTGGTTGTGAAAATCAAGAAAGTTTTAACTTTTGTTCTAACTGTGGAAGACCATTAATTCCTAAGGAAGAAAAAAACTTAATTATAGATTATAAAAAATTAATCATTATTAGTTATGTTGTTACAATAATATTCAGTTGGGGAGGACTTATTTTCAACTTATTATTTAATAGCTATGGGTTTTTTGGTATTATAGGACTATTTTTACCATTTTATTTAATCCAATCTAAAAATAAGTCTGTTAAAAAACATGGTTATATACAAATAGCTCTTTCTCTAATTGGAATATTATTATCACTACTATTAATATTTTATATTTAAATAAATACTTAATTCAAATAAAATTTATATTTAAATAATTATTTTAAATTTAAATATATATTACAAATTTAATAAATATTTCAAAGTTAAATAGATATTTTATATTTTAAAAAATATTAAATCTGAATAAAATTATATAAAATTTAATAAATATTTAATAAAAAACTTAATAAAAGTTTTAATAAAAAATTTAAAAATATATATGCCAAAAATATATAGATACTTTATTTCTTATCTAAGAAATAAAAATAAAGAATATCAATAAGTATTTAAACAAATCAAAACAAATATTCCATTAGGTAACTAAGGGGGGATTTCTATGGAAATGATTTACATTTTTTGGATTATAACAATATTTGGGGCTTTAATACATTTATTTTTAAGTAAAAAAGAAAGAACTAAAAATAGAATTTTTGAAATATTCTTACTATGGTTTTTAGTAATAATGGTTGGTTTTGGATCATTATTTGCTTTTTTTGGTCATGTTTTCACGGCAGACATGGTTGCTAATATGATAGGGTGGCCTACTGGGAGTCCATTTCAGTTTGAAGTTGGAATTGCAAACTTGTCATACGGAATTTTGGGTATTTTATGTTGGAAATTAAGAGATAATTTTTGGACAGCAACAATAATAGCTATATCTGTATTCTATTTAGGAGATGGCTATTTTCACATCATGAATATAATTCAAGTAGGTAATATGGCTCCTGGAAATGCAGGCTTTGCATTGTACAATGATATATTAATCCCAATAATACTAATAACACTTTTAATCGCATATAAATATACTTCAAAACATGTGAAAATAAACAATGCCTCCATAAAAAATAACTAAAGATAAAAAATAGAAAAAAGAATAATAAAAAATGAATGGAAAATATTTTTCTCAAAAATGGATAATATCCTATTAATCTTATCCATTCATTTATTTTAATCTCTGAATCTCTTCAGCAAGATTTTTTTTGTTTTAAAGCAATTAGCTGGTTTTTTATTAAAAATACTTTTCATTCAATAAAAATTTAAATATTCTATAAAGCTCAAAAAGAGGTTGGAATTCATTTATTATATGAAATATCATAAAACTGAAAGCACCATTTCAATGTTAATTATTATAATTTTTAGCTAAATTTTCTAACTATATTATTTTTTAGTATATTGGTTCAGTTAGTTGTTTTACAAAATCAGAAGAAGGACAAGCCATGATATTTTTTGGAATGTCTAATTGTTCGATTGTTCCATTATTCATTATTAATGTTCTATCTCCTAATGCAAGTGCTTCATTTATATCATGTGTTACAAAAACAATGGTGATTTTAGTTTTTTCATGTATTTTTTTTATCTCTTTTTGAAGTTGTTTTCTTGTTATTGCATCAACAGCTCCAAAAGACTCATCCATCAACAATATTTTTGGAGAAGCTGCTAAAGCTCTTGCTATACCTACTCTTTGTTGTTGTCCTCCAGATAATTCTTCAGGATAACGATCAATTAGATTTTGATCTAAATTAGTTATTTTCATCCATTTTTCAACATCATTTTCTATTTTATCCTTATCTTTTTTATTTATTAATTTTAGAACATATGAAATATTATCTTTTACACTTAAATGAGGAAATAATGATGTTCCTTGAATGGAATAACCGATTTTTCTTCTTAAATTAACCATATCTTCTTTAGAGATATCTTTTCCATCTAAAAAAATCTTTCCAGAGCTAGGTTTGACAAGACCATTGATCATTTTTAAAATAGTGGTCTTTCCACACCCAGAACTTCCAATGATTGTTAAAAATTCTTTTTCAACTATTTTAAGATTAAAATCATCGA from Methanobrevibacter arboriphilus JCM 13429 = DSM 1125 encodes the following:
- a CDS encoding zinc-ribbon domain-containing protein, which encodes MVKICSYCGCENQESFNFCSNCGRPLIPKEEKNLIIDYKKLIIISYVVTIIFSWGGLIFNLLFNSYGFFGIIGLFLPFYLIQSKNKSVKKHGYIQIALSLIGILLSLLLIFYI
- a CDS encoding ATP-binding cassette domain-containing protein, with the protein product MDDLDNKNVIIEFQNISKTFDDNKIIDDFNLKIVEKEFLTIIGSSGCGKTTILKMINGLVKPSSGKIFLDGKDISKEDMVNLRRKIGYSIQGTSLFPHLSVKDNISYVLKLINKKDKDKIENDVEKWMKITNLDQNLIDRYPEELSGGQQQRVGIARALAASPKILLMDESFGAVDAITRKQLQKEIKKIHEKTKITIVFVTHDINEALALGDRTLIMNNGTIEQLDIPKNIMACPSSDFVKQLTEPIY
- a CDS encoding glycosyltransferase, translating into MSKNILIVEDNKYTGIDLKNKLESLNYKVIDIVPTEEEGINIAIEKRPDLVLIDLVLKESNRGIEASKKILALDLPILFITSIEDLNSNTNDEKLKENIDLGSGFILKPIEIEKLNRSVKIAINNNKIETEKLNLAMGVVGNNDSRYYDKTDENSQLHLKAKKSYYQMKKSENSKNSSKISEKNEKITSTNKKDILIVEDESVSLDIKQKLENIGYNVIDTADTGKEAIKKAKKFHPDLILMSIELKGDINGIETSKKLEKLDIPIIYLVNDDEKENIKNAIITYPYGFISKPYNDSELKHTVNIALKKHAHNVNKIKKIENDVKEKNKELLIEKLCVIGMLGISSILILYSFLYLNFTVLQWVLFVPSAITIFLAVMSLFKQDKVTNYEVPPFVTMMVPAHNEEHTIADCVRSLANVDYFYKGKRNFELIVINDGSEDRTGEVLNELKKEFDHLKVITRVPPRSGKGKGFVLNDGLEISKGEAIAVFDADARVDPDFLTKIIPYLNDEKVQGVQSRIKMYNKDENFLTAMQHIELAVFGNIVRAKDVLGKAGFLGGNGQIVKKEAIYNIGGWDGFAITEDLNLSIRLMIDRFAIRYCGEACVYQEAVPNWKQLFRQRTRWAIGNFETLFIYTPKIIKSKIPVFRTFGIIEHVAFYGLNLFIFFGFIVLGLNIISYFYLNDFIIKMNAPLIIGMVSAFGFFPGVIVTLNRDNISIPQIFKGIVGYWLYSFHLIPLFFITCYQMLTRKERTWAKTLHLGKDEDLKPENMGEIKGKMKKFKIGKNIEAKVNYDSK
- a CDS encoding DUF6790 family protein; the protein is MEMIYIFWIITIFGALIHLFLSKKERTKNRIFEIFLLWFLVIMVGFGSLFAFFGHVFTADMVANMIGWPTGSPFQFEVGIANLSYGILGILCWKLRDNFWTATIIAISVFYLGDGYFHIMNIIQVGNMAPGNAGFALYNDILIPIILITLLIAYKYTSKHVKINNASIKNN